The Vidua macroura isolate BioBank_ID:100142 chromosome 29, ASM2450914v1, whole genome shotgun sequence genome segment ATTGTGGGATCGtctggcccagcctggctggggcgTTCCTTCAGTTCCCGCAGCTCCCAGGGCTACGGGGGCTCCTTTGGGCTGGGAGGTTCTGGGGGTTCTGGGGACTCCCTGGCCTTGGGGGGCTCCTCTGGCTATGGGGGCTCCTTTGGGTCAGGAGGTTATGGGGGCTCCCAGGGCAATTGGGGCTCCTTTGGCTATGGGGGCTCGTTTGGGTTGGGAGGTTATAGGGGCTCCCAGGGCTATGGGGGTTTCTCAGGCTATGGGGGCTCCCTGGGGGGCTATGGGGGCTCCCGGGGCTATGGGAGCTCCTTTGGCCTGGGAAGCTGTGGGGGCTATGGGGGCTCCCAGGGCTATGGGGGTTCCCTTGGCTACGGCCGTTCCCTGGGTTATGGAGGTGGCATTGGCTATGGGGGCTCCCTGGGGGGCTATGGGGGCTCCTTTGGCAATTGCGGGAGGTCCTACAGCTCTGGCTTCTCCTCGCGGGGCCTGGGCTattccctgcctggctcccagagatggggcaggtCCCGCCGCGGGAGCTGTGGGGTTTTCTAAAGCTGCCCTGTCAGTGCCCGCCCCCagaggcagtgccagccctggagcCGAGCCTGggccatggggacacctggcAGGAGCCGCTGGCAGTGGCAGTTGAGTGTGCCCTGGGTGTGCCCTGAGCCCTCCATCCCCTCGGGACACCCTGAGCCCTCCATCCCCTCGGGATACCCTGAGCCCTCCATCCCCTCGGGACACCCCGAGCCCTCCATCCCCTCGGGATACCTCAGCCCTGCATCCCCTCTCTGTGCCCAGAGCTCTCCATCCCCTTGGGACACCCTGAGccctccatcccctctctgTGCCCAGACCTCTCCATCTCTGGCTTATCCCGGTCCTGAGCAAGGCCCTGCTCCTAGAGCACGAGTCCTGcatcccctgctgtccctgggatcGTTTGGATTCCCTGCCCTCGGctgttgcttttctctctgacatTAAACCCCTGTTGGTGTTGCACAAAAGCCTCTCTGGTTTTCATTTGTCCTTGTTTTCCTCTGGTGGGATATTCACTCTTGTGCTGGGAGGAGTTGCCTGGAGTTCCTCATTTGGCCACGGCCCTTGGGTCATTGTCATTTGGGAAAAGGAGGCAAAGAGAAAGGAGCTGGATGCAGGAAAACTTTATTGAGCACCgaaaggcaggagaggcagggagagagagggtgggcaggccccaGGCAGGCCGGGTGTCACGGGCTGCAGGAGGCCAGGGCAGcttgtgcagagctcagcttcTCCATGctgggctgaggcagcagcagggctttggggCAGTTGGTGGTGGCTCTAGCAGGGCCCGCAGGTGTCCCAGAGCTTCTTGCTGTAGCGGGGCCAGGCgcaagggctgcaggcaggagcagcgtAGGCCCTGCCAAAGGTGCAGAGGCCCCCCGAGGCCTGGGTGGCGCCGGTGCCGTAGAGGccgcccagccccagggagccgCCAAAGGCCGGTGCTCCGGAGGAGCCCACCACGgcctgctgggggaaggagctgaggatggggccgGGGAAGGTGACCACCACGGGTGGAGGCTGGATGAAGGCCGAGGAGTCGGGGCACTGGCGGGCGCACAGCTCGTTGCAGCTCTCAGCGatgggctggggcacagccacGCTGGTTCTGGGCGGGCACAGGTCTGTGCTGGTCCTGGGGGGGCACAGGTCGTAGCAGGACATCTTGGAGCGAGAGAGATGAGGCTGAAAGATAATTCAGAAGAACAGGGGTTAGAACAGACATGGGGATCTCCTGATTCAGCAGTGGCTTGTTCCCCCAGACCTGAAAAAGGCCTTGAGTGGCCAAAGCCACACAGCCttgcccaccctgcccagcactggccCTGTGCCCTGTAGTCCCCTCAGAGCCCTGATCCCCACACCCCCAGACCTCACAATCCCTGCCCAAGTTCCTGGCTCCATCTGTCCCAGCCAAGGGCTCAAAGCAGGACATATTACAGGGGTGAAGTTTGGTTTGCAACAGATAGAGACATAAAAACTATAAAAACTCAGAAATTGATGAGAGAAATTTTCAACATGAGTGAAATCACTGTGTTGTGGTTCATGTTCAGCCTTGGTCTGTAATGGTGAAAACCCAATGAGCACCTTGATAAAAAATTTCCTGCCTATGTAAAACCATCCCCAGAATGACCAGACCCCACAGATTGATCTTTGTTCTAGCCCCACATGGTTGTGTCGTTCAGCTTTTGGAAGTGCCTATCCTGAAGAGCAATATAAAAACCCGAGTCCCATCTCCCATGAACTTCCCCAAAGTTGGGAAGTTGGGAACATCTGGGGTCTCTCAAAGATTTGGAgactcccaaatcccacatttcCCACTGGTTTCATTAAGAGTAATTACAGACAGAAACAATGTAAAGCTGTTCTAAATCTCAGCATTCCTAAAGGAATCTTCTACAACTGCTCTGGTTGTGATTAattaaatagaaagaaattaaaaattcatacTCACTAAGCTCCGCAAGGCGAATGAGCTGCGAGAAGTGTCTGTCCAGTGCCCAGGCACTGGAGCTTATATAGAGGATCCCAACATTcctgagggtttggggtgggggttCTGCCTGAAAGAAATTGTTTGCCAGCTTTGAGTCATGAAAAGTTGGAGTTTGTGGCAGTTCTGATTTCCTTCATATTCTCCTATCGTGTGATGTTGGAGTTTCACCATCCTGATTTCTTTTATCTTGGGTCTTAATTGGCACTGGCAACTCCTGGCCTCATTAGAGTGACCTCACTTGAATTACCATGTTCATTAAGCTGACTCCACATGTTACTTCTTCCTTTACAACCTTGTCATGAGCTTGTCTGCTCCAAGATTTTGTAAGACTCATCTTTGGCTGACATGGACATTTTTCCTTAACAGCCCTTTCAAATTATCTGATAAATTAATTAGAAGCAGAAACCAGCTTATTCCAGAACTACCCAGGGACAAATGTCATTTCCAGCCCTAATTAAAGCGACATTGTTGGTCTGAGATGGATTTAAGGGGTCATGAACATCTGCTGAGATCATCCAGGACACTCAGCAGTTCCCCAATAGTTTCCCATTGAGAGGAAGGTTTGGAATCAATCCCATATAAAAATCACTTTGTTTAACTAAGAAGGTTTTAGTAGGAAATGAAATTCAGTTTCAAAAGGTTCAATGGTGCTGAATGTTCTCATATCAAGTCCTGTGATTCTAATTTTGAGGAAAAACCAAAGAGGCAGATCAAGGTTTTTCTTTAATGTCATGGGTGCAATCTCTTATCAAGAGTGTTCTGGCCCTTCTtgagaaaaatactttgtaatGATTTCACAAACATTCATTATCTGCTGTTCAACCCAGCTAATGTTTGGTGTTGCATTACAGGAGTGATTTAGATGTTTTACTCTTACACAACCCCAAGCTGCTTTAATGTGCAGGAAACAAGGTGGTGCCTGCCATTACTTTGATTAAATAATGATTTGTGCCATTGGAAGTCAAGGGTTAATGATTAATGcagctcttcttttccttctttaaaaaaaaaccctttccatATCCATGGTTGAATCCTCTGTGAGTTTAAGATTCCACCTTTGCTGTATTTGCCTTATTTCAGGctatattttccataaaaaataaatatttgtgtttatttacccttttcctgtgatttttcagAGCACAACTTTAGGTTTTCACCTGTATCCAGTGCATTTTACAGACCCTTCTGGTCATTCCTGAGAAATCCCCCCAGAGATCCACTCCTAACTCCTGTGCTGAAGATTGGTTGTTGTGGTCCAGGTTCACaccaatattttcattttctctgcagatGAAAAAGGACTTGGGTTtaggtttgtgttttgtttgttgccTCAACAAATTACCCTGTATttgctgcaggggaaggaaaaaaaaaatctccaagcaCAGAGAGGGTTTGAGTGGTTCCCACATCTCCCAGCTTGGGCGGGATTTCCTTGCtttgatttatattttacaaaaatctTACAATCAGAGCAAGTTGTGCCTCATCCCTGGCTCAAACTCCCTTCAAATCCAACCCCTTGATttctcctgggctgcatcaaaacccccgtgggcagcaggggaggggggattCTCACCCAGCTCAGGTGAGacctcacctgcagagctgtcccagccctggatcccagcccaggcaggaccTGGAtagagcccagaggaggctctAGGATGATCTGAGgaatggagcagctctgctgggaggaaaggctgagagaactgggattaTTCTGTTTGGAGAAGGGGAAGCTCTGAGGCGACCTCACTGTGGCCTTGCAGGACCTGAAGGGGCTACAAGAAACACGGGGAGAGGCTTTTCCCAagggatggagtgacaggacaagggggaatgggttcAGACTGACAGGTaggaggtttagatgggatttttgggataaattcttccctgtgagcgCAGGGAGGCCGTGGCACAGGATATTCtatggctgccccatccctcgaagtgtccaaggccagcttggacagggcttgcaTCAACCTGGGgtggtggaagatgtccctgcccatggcagggagtggaacgAGATGATTTTAAGatccccttcccacccaaaccattccatgagtCTGTGATTGCCACTCTCCACTTCTTATTAAAAACACCGTGATTTCAGTGCTCTCTGGActacaaaatatatttggagGGTTcctgtgtgaaaaaaaaccccatctaAGTGCAGATTTTCTCGAGCCTCTGAGGAACAAGGGCTGTGAGAGCACTTGGGAAGAACTGAGCAATGATCTCTGCTccatgttttcttgttttgtagCCCTTGAATGTCCCTGGGCTGAGTAACAGGTCCCaaagcagggaggagctgccaggcaCCTCAGCCCTGATCAGATCGTTCGTAGCCGCTGGGTTTGGCCAGGCcgggccctgccctgctcttaCTTTCCCTTTTGTGTCATCCAGGGCAGGCTGCTCCTCTCAGAGTGGCTCCAGCACTCCCAGGCCCTCCCCCAGAGGCTCTCCAGAGATTTAAGCAACCAGAAATGGTCAAGTTGAATAGCTCTGTTATGAGCGGGTAAGACCTCAAGTGTGTACTcagcatcattaaaaaaaaaaaaaaaagatgataaCAACACAAAAATATGATGCATGAAAGATTTATTGTAGGAACAACATGAATAACTCAGAGAGTACAAatgaaaatgtgggaaaataaGAGGtacaaagagaataaaaaaaataaagctaaaattTTTAACTCATGAAGATGTCTACAAGCAGAgctaaataaatgcaaatatgacaCGAGGTTGATAAAAATTGACATAATAAAGaccaaagaaaatgaaagaacaatGAAATTGTTACACAAAATAATTCACAAAAGAGAACATTAGGGACTACATCTTAACACTGGAGACAAAGTAAAAcccaaagcaaaggaaaaggattttaaaaaagactAATGATGGCAATAATTGAGATTAACAACTTCTAGAGTTCTCCGTTGCTGACAGATGAAAAAGGCTCTGGGATGAGTCTAGCAGGGCCCGCAGGTGTCCCAGAGCTTCTTGCTGTAGCGGGGCCAGGCgcaagggctgcaggcaggagcagcgtAGGCCCTGCCAAAGGTGCAGAGGCCCCCCGAGGCCTGGGTGGCGCCGGCGCCGTAGAGGccgcccagccccagggagccgCCAAAGGCCGGTGCTCCGGAGGAGCCCACCACGgcctgctgggggaaggagctgaggatggggccaGGGAAGGTGACCACCACGGGTGGTGGCTGGATGAAGGCAGAGGAGTCGGGGCACTGGCGGGCGCACAGCTCGTTGCAGCTCTCAGCGatgggctggggcacagccacGCTGGTTCTGGGCGGGCACAGGTCTGTGCTGGTCCTGGGGGGGCACAGGTCGTAGCAGGACATCTTGGCGTGGGATGCGAGGCAGCTCTGAAAGAGAGGGCAGccatggcaggagagcagcccagggcagcgccTGAGCCACAGGGGCcgggcctggagcagggagccgCGAGGAGGAGCGCTCACACACTTACCCTTGTTCCcgaggaggagaaggtggccAGGGCAGTGCTTGGTCCAGTCTGGCCCTGACACGGCTTTTATAGCAGCCCTGGCCTTGCTCAGCTCCAACCTGGCCAGTCTGCACAGGGgacactccctgctgctgctgctgctgacaccagggctgtgcagcccctgcccctccctgagTCAGCATCCCACAGGTGCcaccccagcacatcccaagATGCCCAAGCAATCTCGTCCCTCCTGTCACATTAGAAACTTGATAGCCAGAATGGCACCCAGGAATGGACTCCAGGAACACCTGTCAGGGCCTGAAGCATCTCGGACAGGAGTGTCTGGAGCCTCCAACATGGAGGCAATCTGTTCATCACAGGACGGTCCAGCAGAACCAGACCCCATCTGCCAGGCATCAGTGCCCAGGGGCTTCCACAAGGCTGGGAACAAAGACTTCTCCACTCAGGCCTGATCTCCGTAGGGCAAAGAGGAGTGATGTCCATCTGGCTCAGGCTGATTCGGGCCCCACCCCAGTCCATTGGACCATTAAAGGTGTTCCTGGAGCCCTTTCCTGGCTGCCATGCCAAATATCAAGTATGTGACGTGTCAGGAAGGACGAGATCGCTTGGGCAtcttgggatgtgctgggatggcACCTGGGGGATGCTGActcagggaggggcaggggccgcacagccctggtgtcagcagcagcagcagcagcagggagtgtcCCCTGTGCAGAttggccaggctggagctgagcaaggcCAGGGCTGCTATAAAAGCCGTGTCAGGGCCAGACTGGACCAAGCACTGCCCTggccaccttctcctcctcgGGAACAAGGGTAAGTGTGTGAGCGCTCCTGCTCGcggctccctgctccaggcccgGCCCCTGTGGCTCaggtgctgccctgggctgctctcctgccatggCTGCCCTCTCTTTCAGAGCTGCCTCGCATCCCACGCCAAGATGTCCTGCTACGACCTGTGCCCCCCCAGGACCAGCACAGACCTGTGCCCGCCCAGAACCAGCgtggctgtgccccagcccatCGCTGAGAGCTGCAACGAGCTGTGCGCCCGCCAGTGCCCCGACTCCTCTGCCTTCATCCAGCCTCCACCCGTGGTGGTCACCTTCCCtggccccatcctcagctccttcccccagcaggcCGTGGTGGGCTCCTCCGGAGCACCGGCCTTTGGcggctccctggggctgggcggCCTCTACGGCGCCGGCGCCACCCAGGCCTCGGGGGGCCTCTGCACCTTTGGCAGGGCCTacgctgctcctgcctgcagcccttgcGCCTGGCCCCGCTACAGCAAGAAGCTCTGGGACACCTGCGGGCCCTGCTAGAGCCACCACCAACTGccccaaagccctgctgctgcctcagcccagCATGGAgaagctgagctctgcacaagCTGCCCTGGCCTCCTGCAGCCCGTGACTCCCCACCTGCCTGGGGCCTTCCCATCGTCCCCCTCCCAGCGTCTCCTGCCCTTCTTGGTTCAATAAAGTTTTCCTGCATCCAACTactttctctttgcctttttttcccaagtcaTGGCTCCCCCTGGGATAGCAACTGTAAATTTGAAGAGGGAATGTTTTATTGGAGGTTAAAGTGGAGAAAGAAATGGCATCAAATGGGAAGTGGATGCATATGAAGCAGAGAAGTGGCATGTGTCACGGGAGGTTAAGAAGTAGGAGAAGGACAATGACCAtaacaaggacaaggacaaggacaatgacaaggaaaaggacaaggacaaggacaaggacaagaaCAAGGAGTTTCGATCACTGTGCCTGAAGACAGACAGATTCCCTGGTTGCAGGCCATGAGCCCAGGGGCCTTTACAGTTCTGCAGCCATGGTTACAATGAGTAGGActgtccctggagctgggagctaTCCAGGAGCAAATGCTGTCAGAGCTCCAGTGCCTCTGAATCCACCTCAGCTCCGCTAAAAGACCAGGGATTGAAATCAGAAACAAACTTGCCCATCACCATGCCCTATAGATTAAATTTCCCTGTCATCAGCGACTTcgctctttctctttctttcactttctctgtctctttcccttttttttgtatttctttgtcACCTTGTTTCTCATGTTctgtttcttctccttctccttctccttctccttctccttctccttctccttctccttctttctccttctccttctctttctccttctccttctccttctccttctccttctccttctccttctccttctccttctccttctcgTTTTTACTCCTTCCCCTAATCCATACACTCCCCACAGACCAATTATCTTCGGATTCCATTTCTCTCttgatttcatttcattctcCACATAAATGTCCTCTGTCCTCTTCCCACATATCTTTTACCAACCCTTCCATTTTCCATTGCCTCGACTGTCCCCCAAGACAATTTCCCCTCCCACTCTTGGACTCTCCCATGCCCAAGGTATTCATGATTGCAGAAACGCAGTCAAAGAGAACGAAGTTAGATGCAGGAAAACTTTATTGTACCAAGAAGGGCAAGAGAATCAGGGAGTGTGGGCAGGCCCCAGGCAGGCCGGGTGTCACGGGCTCAGGACAGcttgtgcagagctcagcttcTCCATGctgggctgaggcagcagcagggctttggggCAGTTGGTGGTGGCTCTAGCAGGGCCCGCAGGTGTCCCAGAGCTTCTTGCTGTAGCGGGGCCAGGCGCAAGGGCTGCAGGCGGGAGCAGCGTAGGCCCTGCCAAAGGTGCAGAGGCCCCCCGAGGCCTGGGTGGCGCCGGCGCCGTAGAGGccgcccagccccagggagccgCCAAAGGCCGGTGCTCCGGAGGAGCCCACCACGgcctgctgggggaaggagctgaggatggggccaGGGAAGGTGACCACCACGGGTGGAGGCTGGATGAAGGCCGAGGAGTCGGGGCACTGGCGGGCGCACAGCTCGTTGCAGCTCTCAGCGatgggctggggcacagccacGCTGGTTCTGGGCGGGCACAGGTCTGTGCTGGTCCTGGGGGGGCACAGGTCGTAGCAGGACATCTTGGCGTGGGATGCGAGGCAGCTCTGCAAGAGAGGGCAGccatggcaggagagcagcccagggcagcgccTGAGCCACAGGGGCcgggcctggagcagggagccgCGAGCAGGAGCGCTCACACACTTACCCTTGTTCCcgaggaggagaaggtggccAGGGCAGTGCTTGGTCCAGTCTGGCCCTGACAAGGCATTTATAGCAGCCCTGgccttgctcagctccagcctggccaaTCTGCAGAGGGgacactccctgctgctgctgctgctgacaccagggctgtgcggcccctgcccctccctgagTCAGCATCCCCCAGGTGCcaccccagcacatcccaagATGCCCAAGTGATCTCGTCCTTCCTGCCATGTCAGAAACATGATAGGAGGGATGTCACCCTAGAATGGGCTCCAGGAACACATTTAATGGTCCAATGGACTGGGGTGGGGCTGGAATTAGCCTGGGTCAGATGGACATCTCACCTCTTTGCCCTAATAAGATCAGGCCTGACAGGAGAAGTCTTTGTTCCCAGCCTTGTGGAACCCCCTGGGCACTGATGCCTGGCAGATGGGGTCTGGTTCTACTGGGTTGTCCTGCGATGCACAGATCCCCTCCATGGTGAATGCTCCAGACACTCCTGCCCCAGATGCTTCTGACCCTGACAGGTGTTCCTGGAGCCCTTTCCTGGCTGCCATCCCAAATATCAAGTATGTGATGTGTCAGGAAGGACGAGATCGCTTGGGCATcttgggatgtgctggggtgGCACCTGGGGGATGCTGActcagggaggggcaggggccgcacagccctggtgtcagcagcagcagcagcagggagtgtcCCCTGTGCAGACtgtccaggctggagctgagcaaggcCAGGGCTGCTATAAAAGCCGTGTCAGGGCCAGACTGGACCAAGCACTGCCCTggccaccttctcctcctcgGGAACAAGGGTAAGTGTGTGAGCGCTCCTGCTCGcggctccctgctccaggcccgGCCCCTGTGGCtcaggcactgccctgggctgctctcctgccatggCTGCCCTCTCTTTCAGAGCTGCCTCGCATCCCACGCCAAGATGTCCTGCTACGACCTGTGCCCCCCCAGGACCAGCACAGACCTGTGCCCGCCCAGAACCAGCgtggctgtgccccagcccatCGCTGAGAGCTGCAACGAGCTGTGCGCCCGCCAGTGCCCCGACTCCTCGGCCTTCATCCAGCCTCCACCCGTGGTGGTCACCTTCCCtggccccatcctcagctccttcccccagcaggcCGTGGTGGGCTCCTCCGGAGCACCGGCCTTTGGcggctccctggggctgggcggCCTCTACGGCGCCGGCGCCACCCAGGCCTCGGGGGGCCTCTGCACCTTTGGCAGGGCCTACGCTGCTCCCGCCTGCAGCCCTTGCGCCTGGCCCCGCTACAGCAAGAAGCTCTGGGACACCTGTGGGCCCTGCTAGAGCCACCACCAACTGccccaaagccctgctgctgcctcagcccagCATGGAgaagctgagctctgcacaagCTGCCCTGGCCTCCTGCAGCCCGTGACACCCGGCCTGCCTTGGGCCTGCCCACATTTCCTGATTCTCCTGCCCTTCTTGGTTCAATAAAGTTTTCCTGCATCCAACTTCTGTCTCTTTGCCTCCTTTTCTGCAATCGTGAATACCCCTGGAGGTGGGGGAGATCCACAAGTGGGAGAGGAAATTGTGTTGCTGggtgtggcaggcacattcttctctctctcaggatttttcatggaggagcacagagagaagaaagagaaaacaatttctatttctgctccttgtttttcccatgtggaatgtgcttggagaaatGCTCACCTGGgttgattgcttgattggatcCTGgagaggattgtttgagcctgatggccaatccaatccacctgtgtctggactctcagagagggtcacgagttgtgagtggGTTAGATATGGgagttagaaaaagtaggtttgtagttttagtatctccattaaatagtttattaatgaattatagcatagttataataaagaaatcattcagccttctgaacaggagtcagacatcagcatttcttcccaccgggttcacctgcattttccATAGCTGGGATGGCCACAGGCAATGGAAAatagaaggggaagggaaaggttaAACAGAAGTGGGGATGGGACATTGGCGGTTAAAGTGgagatgaaaatgaaatcaaaggGGAAGTGGAATGATACGAAGGAGAACTGTAGGAACCGGTGAGGTTAGGAAACGGAGAAGGCGAACgagaaggggaaggagactGGGAAGGATCTCTGAGCACTCTTCAGGAAGGGACACAGATCCCCCTGCTTGTCGGCCATGAGACCAGGAACTCTTCCAGACCTGCTGTTGTGTTGGTGGAGAGTGGGGTTggccacagagctgggagccaTCCGGGGACAGAGGCTACCAGAACTCCAGGCCCTCTGTGCCACCATGGCTCTGCTAaaggagctggaacagaaaTCAGAGGGAGAATTCCCCCTCACTCTTCCCTGTACATTAAATTTCCTTGTCATCAATTACTTCTCCTTCACTTTCTACGtcttattctttcttctttttatttcttctactcCTTGATTCTTATATTCTCTTTcgtcttctctttctccttctctttcctcttgtCATCCTTCTTTGCATTCTCTTTCCTctacttttcctccttcttccacTTTTCCTTCTCATCATCCTGCATCTCCTTCCCCTCATCCTTCTCATGCTTCTCATGCTCCTcgtccttctccttctccttcttcttctctttctcctccatctcctccttctcctaAAGAAGCACCTTCTCAACATACTCTGTCTTCTCATTCTGTATCCTTTTTGGTTTCATGTTCTCCACATTACTGTCCTCTGTCTCATCCCTGATCCATTTTATCTTCCACATCCCCTTCCTTTTTCCATTGCCCCTCACCATCACGGTATCACCATTTCCCCTCCCACTCTTGGAATACCGTCCTTCTCTGGAATTTCCTGGTTTTGGGAAAAAGGGCAAGGAGTCTGGAGTTGGATGAGGAAAATTTTATTGAGCACTgaaaggcaggagaggcagggacagTAATGGTGGGCAGGCCCCAGGCAGGCCAGGAgtcatgggctgcaggtgacCAGGGCAGCTTGTGCAGAGCTCAACTTCTCCATGctgggctgaggcagcagcagggctttggggCAGTTGGTGGTGGCTCTAGCAGGGCCCGCAGGTGTCCCAGAGCTTCTTGCTGTAGCGGGGCCAGGCGCAAGGGCTGCAGGCGGGAGCAGCGTAGGCCCTGCCAAAGGTGCAGAGGCCCCCCGAGGCCTGGGTGGCGCCGGTGCCGTAGAGGccg includes the following:
- the LOC128820507 gene encoding scale keratin-like — translated: MSYSSESCGVSCPQPIAESSNEPCVQQCPDSRALILPPPVVVTIPGPVLSSFPQESIVGSSGPAWLGRSFSSRSSQGYGGSFGLGGSGGSGDSLALGGSSGYGGSFGSGGYGGSQGNWGSFGYGGSFGLGGYRGSQGYGGFSGYGGSLGGYGGSRGYGSSFGLGSCGGYGGSQGYGGSLGYGRSLGYGGGIGYGGSLGGYGGSFGNCGRSYSSGFSSRGLGYSLPGSQRWGRSRRGSCGVF
- the LOC128820544 gene encoding scale keratin-like, with protein sequence MSCYDLCPPRTSTDLCPPRTSVAVPQPIAESCNELCARQCPDSSAFIQPPPVVVTFPGPILSSFPQQAVVGSSGAPAFGGSLGLGGLYGTGATQASGGLCTFGRAYAAPACSPCAWPRYSKKLWDTCGPC
- the LOC128820534 gene encoding scale keratin-like, coding for MSCYDLCPPRTSTDLCPPRTSVAVPQPIAESCNELCARQCPDSSAFIQPPPVVVTFPGPILSSFPQQAVVGSSGAPAFGGSLGLGGLYGAGATQASGGLCTFGRAYAAPACSPCAWPRYSKKLWDTCGPC
- the LOC128820535 gene encoding scale keratin-like — its product is MSCYDLCPPRTSTDLCPPRTSVAVPQPIAESCNELCARQCPDSSAFIQPPPVVVTFPGPILSSFPQQAVVGSSGAPAFGGSLGLGGLYGAGATQASGGLCTFGRAYAAPACSPCAWPRYSKKLWDTCGPC
- the LOC128820514 gene encoding scale keratin-like; amino-acid sequence: MPCQGQTGPSTALATFSSSGTRSCLASHAKMSCYDLCPPRTSTDLCPPRTSVAVPQPIAESCNELCARQCPDSSAFIQPPPVVVTFPGPILSSFPQQAVVGSSGAPAFGGSLGLGGLYGAGATQASGGLCTFGRAYAAPACSPCAWPRYSKKLWDTCGPC
- the LOC128820533 gene encoding scale keratin-like; protein product: MSCYDLCPPRTSTDLCPPRTSVAVPQPIAESCNELCARQCPDSSAFIQPPPVVVTFPGPILSSFPQQAVVGSSGAPAFGGSLGLGGLYGAGATQASGGLCTFGRAYAAPACSPCAWPRYSKKLWDTCGPC